A single Maniola hyperantus chromosome 11, iAphHyp1.2, whole genome shotgun sequence DNA region contains:
- the LOC117986229 gene encoding uncharacterized protein, with product MARGDENKTATKATHACKQFDVSAPMKKPVPSQLNNQPPKKPEQKNYGAWGSTFKDKKTFLDMHFC from the exons ATGGCCCGCGGTGATGAAAACAAGACAGCCACCAAGGCTACTCACGCCTGCAAGCAATTCGACGTCTCTGCTCCTATGAA AAAACCAGTACCATCCCAATTGAACAACCAGCCACCCAAAAAGCCGGAGCAGAAGAACTACGGCGCCTGGGGCTCCACCTTCAAAGACAAGAAAACATTCCTGGACATGCACTTCTGTTGA